The following proteins come from a genomic window of Henningerozyma blattae CBS 6284 chromosome 4, complete genome:
- the BIM1 gene encoding microtubule-binding protein BIM1 (similar to Saccharomyces cerevisiae BIM1 (YER016W); ancestral locus Anc_7.167) — translation MSGIGESRTELLNWLNEILHLNYKKVEECGTGAAYCQIMDSIYGDLPMHRVKFNTGLEYEYQTNYKILQSCFTRHHIDKTVYVERLIRCRFQDNLEFLQWIKKYWSQNKDASEYNPESRRHMSANPTTSSHTRNISNRPTSRSTSTNFNNNNNNTGNNTLSVSKRRVSGNVTGASRGYGSSQYNNNTNNLRSSSGYNSASNNNTNNNRNYSTEQITKLQTQLSTAQSEIKDLKNDNEKWKETVEVAQRERDFYFGKLRDIEIFTLATLDLIKEGTQPSETIDLTNALTKIQNILYATEEGFYEAPIEEDLPSDIKTNDNGHTHLSEQPTSNSYSINIQPENTAPNESTNHLIINNNDNQNIFNDRATDPGSLTSGNMPLNDDEMF, via the coding sequence ATTGTCAAATTATGGATTCGATATATGGTGATCTACCGATGCATAGAGTTAAATTCAATACAGGTCTAGAATATGAGTACCAGACAAATTATAAGATCCTACAATCTTGTTTCACAAGACATCATATTGATAAGACTGTGTACGTTGAGAGATTAATCCGTTGTAGATTTCAagataatttagaatttttgcaatggattaaaaaatattggtcTCAAAATAAGGATGCTTCAGAATATAATCCTGAATCAAGAAGACATATGAGCGCGAATCCTACTACATCTTCTCACACaagaaatatatcaaaCCGCCCCACTTCAAGATCAACTTCaactaattttaataataacaataataatactggTAATAACACCTTATCGGTATCTAAAAGAAGAGTGAGTGGGAATGTAACAGGTGCTTCGCGGGGTTATGGCTCCTCTCAATATAACAACAATACCAATAATTTACGAAGCTCGAGTGGATACAATAGCgctagtaataataatactaataacaatagAAATTATTCAACTGAGCAAATAACTAAATTACAAACTCAATTATCTACAGCCCAAAGTGAAATAAAGGATTTGAagaatgataatgaaaaatggaAAGAGACTGTAGAAGTAGCTCAAAGAGAACGTGATTTTTATTTCGGTAAATTAAgagatattgaaatttttactCTTGCAACtttagatttaattaaagaaggTACCCAACCATCAGaaacaattgatttaaCTAATGCATTAACAaagattcaaaatatattatatgcTACAGAGGAAGGATTTTATGAAGCAccaattgaagaagatcTACCATCagatattaaaacaaatgatAATGGCCATACTCATCTCAGTGAACAACCTACATCAAACTCATATTCCATAAATATTCAACCTGAAAATACAGCCCCTAATGAAAGCACTAATCAtctaattataaataataatgataatcaAAACATTTTTAATGACAGGGCAACAGATCCTGGAAGTCTCACAAGTGGAAATATGCCTctaaatgatgatgaaatgttttaa
- the AFG3 gene encoding AAA family ATPase AFG3 (similar to Saccharomyces cerevisiae AFG3 (YER017C); ancestral locus Anc_7.168), which yields MLTTRVTIKANAIHSKKLATFSSLPILHPTKTIISRSYHQRINNDNNLRGKCINNRSTSNILGSTRNPSKIQIKLFHSSPCSQFKSTFKCFNQQNEKNSRNNSTKNNQKQQNDGSDQDPSKKNNNQPQYNSLGDYLKSKEFLNTIYWTIGFTVLFTLFNSNSSSNSDPMGNEMNFQDFKNNYVSKGLVKKITVINKYYVEAELINTNTVVSFTIGSVDALEEQLKQLQDQLNISKFDRIPISYVTRVSMSQILLPFVPTILLLGGLYLITRKVANGASNLNGGGGSGTNGIFGVGKSKAHLFNKETDVKVTFKDVAGCQEAKQEIMEFVDFLKNPHKYTELGAKIPRGAILSGPPGTGKTLLAKAVAGEAGVPFLSVSGSEFVEMFVGVGASRVRDLFEQASKMAPSIIFVDEIDAIGKARGKNGSLGGSNDEREATLNQLLVEMDGFSTSDQVVVLAGTNRPDVLDKALLRPGRFDRHVQIDAPDVEGRKLIYLVHLKKLNLDPLYSEDKQKQLLAGKLAALTPGFTGADIANACNESALIAARKMDPYVQFTHFEEAIERVIAGLEKKSKVLSPTEKTTVAYHEAGHAVCGWFLKHADPLLKVSIIPRGQGALGYAQYLPADQYLVTKDQYKHRMIMALGGRVSEELHFPSVTSGAHDDFRKVTDMARIMVTALGMSPDLGYVSYHNDPENSFFQVNKPFSEKTARKIDLEVKKFVDEAHSKCRQLLMENIENVDKVAKELLKKEKITRADMIRLLGPRPFPEKNESFAKYLDIDPQSII from the coding sequence ATGTTAACTACCAGAGTAACTATTAAAGCTAATGCCATACatagtaaaaaattagCTACATTCTCTTCACTACCAATATTACACCCCACTAAGACTATAATAAGTCGATCGTATCACCAACgtataaataatgataataatcttAGGGGAAAATGCATTAATAATAGGAGTACAAGCAACATTTTAGGTTCTACTAGAAACCCTTccaaaattcaaatcaaaCTATTTCATTCTTCACCTTGTTCACAATTTAAGTCTACTTTTAAGTGTTTCAACCAACAAAACGAAAAGAATTCCAGAAACAACAgtacaaaaaataatcaaaaacaacaaaatgATGGATCTGATCAAGACCCTTCAAAGAAGAATAACAATCAACCACAGTATAATTCGCTCGgtgattatttgaaatctaAAGAATTCTTGAATACCATTTATTGGACGATTGGTTTTACTGTCTTATTTActttattcaattcaaattcatcatcaaacTCTGATCCTATGGGTAATGAAATGAATTTTCAAGATTTCAAGAACAACTATGTCTCAAAAGGTTtggtgaaaaaaattactgtaataaacaaatattatgtTGAAGCcgaattaattaatactAATACAGTTGTTTCTTTTACTATCGGTTCTGTTGATGCTTTAGAAGAACAATTAAAGCAATTACAagatcaattaaatatttcaaaatttgataGAATCCCAATCAGTTATGTTACTAGAGTTTCAATGTCCCAGATTTTATTACCATTTGTACCAACtatcttattattaggtggtttatatttgataacAAGAAAAGTTGCAAATGGAGCATCCAACTTAAATGGAGGTGGTGGCAGCGGTACCAACGGAATATTTGGAGTGGGTAAGTCAAAGGCTCATCTCTTTAATAAAGAGACGGATGTTAAGGTCACATTTAAAGACGTTGCCGGTTGTCAAGAAGCAAAGCAAGAAATTATGGAATTCGttgatttcttaaaaaatcCTCACAAATACACAGAATTAGGAGCTAAAATCCCCAGAGGTGCTATCTTATCTGGTCCACCAGGTACAGGTAAAACTTTATTAGCCAAGGCAGTTGCTGGTGAAGCTGGGGTACCATTTTTATCAGTATCTGGTTCTGAATTTGTTGAAATGTTTGTGGGTGTTGGTGCCTCAAGAGTTCGTGATTTATTTGAGCAAGCAAGTAAAATGGCTccttcaattatttttgttgaTGAAATTGACGCTATTGGTAAAGCAAGAGGTAAAAATGGTAGCTTAGGAGgttcaaatgatgaaagAGAAGCCACTCTAAATCAACTATTAGTTGAAATGGACGGGTTTTCAACAAGTGATCAAGTTGTTGTTCTTGCTGGTACTAATAGACCTGATGTTCTTGATAAAGCTCTATTGAGACCAGGTAGATTTGATAGACATGTTCAAATCGATGCTCCTGATGTCGAAGGTAGAAAACTGATATACTTGGTTCacttgaaaaaattgaactTAGATCCTCTATATTCTGAAGACAAgcaaaaacaattattagCTGGGAAACTAGCTGCCTTAACTCCCGGTTTTACTGGTGCTGACATTGCAAATGCTTGTAATGAATCTGCCTTAATTGCAGCAAGAAAAATGGACCCATACGTTCAATTCACACACTTTGAAGAAGCTATTGAAAGAGTAATTGCTGGTTTAGAAAAGAAGTCAAAAGTTTTATCTCCTACTGAAAAAACAACAGTAGCTTATCATGAAGCTGGTCACGCTGTTTGTGGTTGGTTCTTAAAGCATGCAGACCCTCTTTTAAAAGTCTCAATTATTCCTCGTGGGCAAGGTGCTCTAGGTTACGCTCAATATTTACCAGCTGATCAATACTTAGTTACAAAAGATCAATATAAACATAGGATGATTATGGCTTTAGGTGGACGTGTTTCAGAAGAATTACATTTTCCCTCGGTAACAAGTGGGGCACATGATGACTTTAGAAAAGTCACTGATATGGCCCGTATCATGGTAACAGCATTGGGTATGTCACCAGATTTAGGCTATGTTTCCTATCATAATGATCCAGAAAATTCTTTCTTCCAAGTAAATAAACCATTCAGTGAAAAGACCGCTCGAAAGATTGATTTAGAAGTCAAGAAATTTGTGGATGAAGCTCATTCAAAATGTAGACAGTTATTaatggaaaatattgaaaacgTCGATAAAGTTGCCAAAGAATTGttgaagaaagaaaaaattacacGAGCAGATATGATAAGATTATTAGGGCCAAGACCATTCCCTGAAAAAAACGAATCTTTtgcaaaatatttagacATTGACCCTCAATCTATtatatga
- the VMA1 gene encoding H(+)-transporting V1 sector ATPase subunit A (similar to Saccharomyces cerevisiae TFP1 (YDL185W); ancestral locus Anc_7.300), producing the protein MAGALENARKEIKRISLDDHAESEYGFIYSVSGPVVVAEHMIGCAMYELVKVGHDTLVGEVIRIDGDKATIQVYEETSGISVGDPVIRTGKPLSVELGPGLMETIYDGIQRPLKGIREKTESIYIPRGVDVPALSRTIKWNYTPAKLKVGDHISGGDIFGSIFENSLLDNHKILLPPRARGTITWIAEAGEYTIDEKLLEVEFDGKKFDYTMYHTWPVRVPRPVAQKLSASYPLLTGQRVLDALFPCVQGGTTCIPGAFGCGKTVISQSLSKYSNSDAIIYTGCGERGNEMAEVLMEFPELYTEISGRKEPIMKRTILVANTSNMPVAAREASIYTGITLAEYFRDQGKDVAMIADSSSRWAEALREISGRLGEMPADQGFPAYLGAKLASFYERAGKATALGSPDRVGSVSIVAAVSPAGGDFSDPVTTATLGITQVFWGLDKKLAQRKHFPSINTSVSYSKYTTVLNKFYESNYPEFATLRNRIKEILSNAEELEQVVQLVGKSALSDSDKITLDVATLIKEDFLQQNGYSSYDAFCPIWKTYDMMRLFVSYYDESQKSVANGAIWSKLSEATSDVKHSVSSCKFLEPSRGEQEVHSEFEKLMSNLQERFAESTD; encoded by the coding sequence ATGGCTGGTGCTTTAGAAAATGCTCGTAAAGAAATCAAGAGAATTTCATTAGACGACCATGCTGAATCCGAATATGGTTTCATCTATTCTGTTTCAGGTcctgttgttgttgctgaACATATGATTGGTTGTGCCATGTATGAATTAGTTAAAGTTGGTCATGACACATTAGTTGGTGAAGTTATCAGAATTGATGGTGATAAAGCTACTATTCAAGTTTACGAAGAAACTTCTGGTATCAGTGTTGGTGATCCTGTTATTAGAACCGGTAAGCCTTTATCAGTTGAATTGGGTCCAGGTTTAATGGAAACCATTTATGATGGTATTCAAAGACCATTAAAGGGTATTAGAGAAAAGACTGAATCTATTTATATCCCAAGAGGTGTTGATGTTCCAGCTTTAAGTAGAACTATTAAATGGAATTACACTCCTGCCAAACTTAAGGTCGGTGATCATATCTCAGGTGGTGATATTTTCGGTTCTATTTTCGAAAATTCTTTACTTGATAACCATAAAATCTTGCTACCACCAAGAGCAAGAGGTACTATTACCTGGATTGCTGAAGCTGGTGAATACACAAtcgatgaaaaattattagaagttGAATTTGATGGAAAGAAATTCGACTACACTATGTACCACACATGGCCTGTTCGTGTTCCAAGACCAGTTGCTCAAAAATTATCTGCCAGCTACCCTCTATTGACTGGTCAAAGAGTTTTGGATGCTTTGTTCCCATGTGTTCAAGGTGGTACTACATGTATCCCAGGTGCTTTCGGTTGTGGTAAAACTGTTATTTCTCaatcattatcaaaatattctaaCTCAGATGCCATTATTTACACTGGTTGTGGTGAAAGAGGTAACGAAATGGCCGAAGTCTTGATGGAATTCCCAGAATTATATACTGAAATTAGTGGCCGTAAAGAACCTATTATGAAACGTACAATTTTAGTAGCAAATACTTCTAATATGCCAGTGGCAGCCAGAGAAGCTTCTATTTATACTGGTATCACGTTAGCTGAATACTTCAGAGATCAAGGTAAGGATGTTGCTATGATTGCTGACTCCTCATCTAGATGGGCCGAAGCTTTAAGAGAAATTTCTGGTCGTTTGGGTGAAATGCCTGCTGATCAAGGTTTCCCAGCTTATTTGGGTGCCAAATTGGCTTCTTTCTACGAAAGAGCTGGTAAAGCTACTGCCTTAGGTTCACCAGACCGTGTTGGTTCTGTTTCTATTGTTGCTGCCGTTTCTCCAGCTGGTGGTGATTTCTCCGATCCAGTTACTACTGCTACTTTAGGTATCACACAAGTATTTTGGGGTTTGGATAAGAAATTAGCACAAAGAAAGCATTTCCCATCTATCAACACTTCTGTCTCTTATTCTAAATACACCACTGTCTTGAACAAATTTTATGAATCAAACTACCCAGAATTTGCTACTTTGAGAAATCGTATTAAGGAAATATTGTCTAATGCTGAAGAACTGGAACAAGTCGTTCAATTAGTCGGTAAATCTGCCTTATCAGACAGCGATAAAATTACTTTGGATGTGGCTACTTTAATTAAGGAAGATTTCTTACAACAAAATGGTTACTCTTCATACGATGCCTTCTGTCCTATTTGGAAGACCTATGATATGATGAGATTATTTGTTTCTTACTACGATGAATCCCAAAAATCAGTTGCCAATGGTGCCATTTGGTCTAAATTAAGTGAAGCTACAAGTGATGTTAAGCATTCTGTCTCTTCATGTAAGTTTTTGGAACCAAGCAGAGGTGAACAAGAAGTTCATTCTGAATTCGAAAAATTAATGTCTAATCTTCAAGAGAGATTTGCCGAATCTACTGACTAA
- the DSN1 gene encoding MIND complex subunit DSN1 (similar to Saccharomyces cerevisiae DSN1 (YIR010W); ancestral locus Anc_7.175), with the protein MNNHNSNKNDASMQLEDQNFTSSDNQNTKENNESDFQFKKVKTSKLHGIPTLGERLAEAQNVVNARKMENFDSTLDAERLSSQPISNMQSNPVFSQSYQLPSSQHIPLSSSQQPIHISNSQPIPLTLPNTQPFQVSNTQPVFLYYPTQSYQNAANIATPINQASTAVAQAVQTTTNNNNNNNNAQEHHPQLMPAPMVYSYANTNMNVDTDNRNNNIPIQSQNQLRNFRKIERIPQNNYNHAGISSPHKDIPTNEFYKYVNTNNNTNNMNTISKNGIENTEQDINSEALLRKKLFIWCLIRCSKKYKIKKLKNKKNAINSKVFSILKEFVKKVRLPPPSSTVDDTSINIDWKLDSIKERESRNFDGSTDSDLDADKSFNEVFGDTTIDESLAQKISSIQPTAANSKFNAENYTTLSANIVPNKRNFSNRKQLEFLSSKIEYLNKELNEWTNFLKPDNFNKIINVYSTKDFKINKRDNERVYLRQQEEIKFNESVLNIKQKFNSFEKESVQLNKFSKLLDKITKYKIELINDRVILENHKKFITRNNQVNSKKLLQVIANIAI; encoded by the coding sequence atgaataatcataattcaaataaaaacgATGCTTCGATGCAGCTCGAAGATCAAAATTTCACCTCTAGtgataatcaaaatacaaaagagAATAATGAAAGtgattttcaatttaagAAAGTTAAGACATCAAAATTACATGGCATACCCACATTAGGGGAGCGTTTAGCTGAAGCCCAGAACGTTGTAAATGCAagaaaaatggaaaatttCGATTCTACTCTTGATGCAGAAAGATTATCATCCCAACCCATAAGCAATATGCAAAGTAATCCCGTTTTTTCACAATCATATCAATTACCAAGTTCTCAGCATATTCCACTATCAAGCTCTCAACAACCGATTCATATTTCGAATTCACAACCAATTCCTCTAACTTTACCTAATACCCAACCATTTCAAGTATCAAATACACAGCCTGTTTTCTTATATTATCCTACACAGTCGTATCAAAATGCTGCGAACATTGCTACCCCAATTAACCAGGCTAGTACAGCGGTTGCACAAGCTGTACAAACTACaaccaacaacaacaacaacaataataatgctCAAGAACATCATCCTCAACTAATGCCTGCACCAATGGTATATTCCTATGCTAACACAAACATGAATGTGGACACagataatagaaataataatattcccATACAGTCTCAAAATCAACTTAGAAACTTCCGGAAAATCGAGAGAATACCTCAAAACAACTATAACCATGCAGGAATATCTTCTCCTCATAAAGATATTCCAACTAATGAATTCTATAAATATgttaatactaataataataccaataatatgaatacTATTAGTAAAAATGGAATAGAAAATACAGAACAGGATATTAATTCAGAAGcattattaagaaaaaaactattCATTTGGTGCTTAATACGCTGttccaaaaaatataagataaaaaaactaaaaaacaagaaaaatgccataaattcaaaagtattttcaattctaaAAGAATTTGTTAAGAAGGTACGTTTACCACCACCTTCTTCAACAGTGGATGATAcatctattaatattgattgGAAGCTTGACTCTATTAAAGAAAGAGAATCCAGAAACTTTGACGGAAGTACTGATTCTGATCTGGATGCCGATAAATCGTTTAACGAAGTATTTGGTGATACTACAATTGATGAATCATTGGctcaaaaaatttcatcGATACAACCTACTGCAGCAAACTCTAAATTTAATGCTGAAAATTATACAACTTTATCAGCCAACATAGTACcgaataaaagaaatttcagTAATAGAAAACAATTAGAATTCTTGAGTAGTAAgattgaatatttgaataaagaACTTAATGAGTGGACCAACTTTCTAAAGCctgataatttcaataaaattataaatgtTTATTCAACAAAAGATTTCAAGATAAATAAAAGGGACAATGAAAGGGTTTATCTACGACAACaggaagaaattaaattcaacGAAAGTGTACTAAACATTAAGCAGAAATTTAATAGCTTTGAAAAGGAATCAGtccaattaaataaattttcaaaattactGGATAAAATAACAAAGTATAAAATAGAGCTGATAAATGATAGagtaatattagaaaatcaTAAGAAGTTTATCACTAGGAATAATCAAGTcaatagtaaaaaattattgcaAGTAATAGCAAATATAGCTATTTAG
- the TBLA0D04520 gene encoding trafficking protein particle complex subunit 2 (similar to Saccharomyces cerevisiae TRS20 (YBR254C); ancestral locus Anc_7.176), whose amino-acid sequence MSTYFVIIGHNDTPLYEVHLGSPIDIENSNTNTSSNGANLNNLSIASSGTTSGNLLNDPLNMSPFIAHAALDIVSDTEWGGGAAANSNTSQGFGALLLRGNASNNSNSNNSGGANGPDNLFLGCVDHFYGSQVTAYVTYQGARLITVHHTTPPDNAQLKSFYIGVHELFIKTLMNPFYKMDQAINSEVFDKKVKDLAQKYLLK is encoded by the coding sequence atGTCAACATATTTTGTTATAATAGGGCACAATGACACTCCTTTGTATGAAGTACATCTAGGCTCACCTATCGATATCGAAAATAGTAACACCAATACCAGTTCCAACGGTGCCAATCTAAATAATCTCAGTATAGCTAGCAGTGGGACTACTTCTGGGAACCTTTTAAATGATCCTTTAAATATGTCACCGTTCATCGCACATGCTGCTTTAGATATAGTATCAGATACTGAATGGGGTGGCGGAGCAGCCGCTAACAGCAATACATCACAGGGTTTTGGTGCATTACTCCTCCGTGGTAATGCTAgcaataattcaaatagtaACAATTCTGGAGGAGCTAATGGACCGGATAATCTGTTTCTAGGCTGCGTGGATCACTTTTATGGATCACAGGTCACTGCATATGTAACTTATCAAGGCGCTAGATTGATAACTGTACATCACACAACTCCTCCGGATAACGCtcaattaaaatctttttaTATTGGTGTTcatgaattatttatcaaaacATTGATGAATCCTTTTTATAAGATGGATCAAGCAATAAATAGTGAAgtttttgataaaaaagttaaagaCTTGGCGCAGAAATAcctattaaaataa